Genomic DNA from Pistricoccus aurantiacus:
GCCGGTTGGCGCTGTACAGATACCAGGAATAGCTGGCGCCCCGCGGGCAGCCCCGGGGCTCGTGATTGGGCAGATCCGGCCGGGTGCGAGGATAGTCGGTCTGCTGGTTTTCCCAGGTGACCAGGCCGTTCTTGACGTAGATCTTCCAGCTGCAGGAGCCGGTACAGTTCACTCCGTGAGTGCTGCGCACGATCTTGTCGTGCTGCCAGCGGGCGCGATAGCCGTCTTCCCATTTGCGGGTTTCATCCCGGGTTTCGCCATGGCCATCGGCGAAATGCGCGGGCTTGGTGGCCAAGTACTTAAGCCGATCCAGAAAATAACTCATGGTCGATCTCCAGGCTCCTTGAAAGAATACGAGCGAACCCAGGGTTCGCCCGGCCCGCCTTCGATAGGGCGGGCCCTTGCGGCGGTGTTGAGACAATTCTGCTCGATTGGCAAGGGAATTTCGCCGTGGTTACCTCTACATACCCGGGGACTACCTCCAATGGGATATAAGAAAAGTCACCGAGAGATATGATATTGGCCGGTGCTCAAGACTGACCGCTGGCGTGATCCCAGAGCATTACTAGCATGCAGACCACCAGAGCGCCATAGAGAAACATGAAGCCGGCGCTACGAATGCCGATCCATTCATTGCCGAGCACGAACACCATGGGTAGCACGCCGGCGAACAGTCCACCCAAGGCCAGAGCCAAGCCGCCGACCCGGGCCATGTTGTCGCCGTGATCGCGATGGATCAGACGCATCAAACTGCCCTTACCCACTCCCATGGCTAGCCCCATCAGCACCAACAGCGAATCGAAGGCCCATAGCGGCGTGCTGACGCTGAAGGCTACCTCGCCGTGCACGCCCTGGATCTGGATCGAGAACGGTGGATAGGAAAGCAGGAACAGGCATATCAGCACCCAGGCGCTGACCCACCAGCGCAGCGCGCGAAAATCCCGCCAGTCCGCCAGCATTCCGCCGAGAATCTGCCCCAGTCCGCCAGCGAGGATGAACAATAGCGCCCAAAGCGCTGACTGCTGGAGCGTCAACTGATACTGGGCGGCGAGATAGCTTGGCAGCCATAGAGCGAGCGCCACGAAGGCGCCATAGAAAAAACTGTAATACAGGGCGAGCCGCCACAGCTGCCAGCCGGTTGGCGGCATCAGTCCCGCCAGCCATCGCCGCCAGCGCCGCCGAGAAGAGCTGGAACCGCTGTCGTCGGACGACGACGGCTTCGTTTCTTCCCCTGTCTCATCTTCTGCGAATAGCCACAGCAATAGCGCCACCAGCAGCACCAGCAGCAGATAGAGTCTGGGCGCCAGTCGCCAGCCGTAGGCTTGGCTTACCAGAGGCAGCAGCCAATAACTGAGCCCTGCCCCCAAGGTGCCGGCACCGTAGAGACCCAAGGCCAGGCCGATACGGCCCCGGGGGCCCCAGGCGGCGACGTAAACCAGCCCCGCCGCCAGTGATCCGGCGCCCAACCCAAGCCCGCCGCCGGCCAGCAGAAACTCGAGGTAGTGTTCCGCCACGCTGATCCACCACAGAAAGGGACAGATCAGCAGCAGGCAGCCAAGCATGACGCGGCGCCCCCCGATCCACCGTGCCAACCGCGCCTGGGGCAGGCTTGCGAGGGCGGCGGTCAGCATCGGGGTAGCCAGCAGCAGGGCGAAATCGAACTCGTCGAAGCCCAGGGTACGCTTGAGCTCCATGCCCAGCACCGCGAACAGGGTCCAGCAGGCGAAGACCAGGGCAAAGGCCAGCGGCGACAGCAGCACCACCACCAGCGGCTGATAGCCATTGGTCGACGTGCTCAGGTGGGCTTGCGGGGCCAGGCTCATGGGGTGACGAACTCGTGGGGTAACGCGATAAATTCTCACCACGTCCGCGCCGAGGGTCAAAAGGGCATCGGGAGTAATCCTTTGTAGGTACGCTTTGAGGGTTCGGCGATGACCGGGTAGAGTGATATGGATTTGCTTGTGAAAGACCGCCCCACTTGGTGA
This window encodes:
- a CDS encoding MFS transporter: MSLAPQAHLSTSTNGYQPLVVVLLSPLAFALVFACWTLFAVLGMELKRTLGFDEFDFALLLATPMLTAALASLPQARLARWIGGRRVMLGCLLLICPFLWWISVAEHYLEFLLAGGGLGLGAGSLAAGLVYVAAWGPRGRIGLALGLYGAGTLGAGLSYWLLPLVSQAYGWRLAPRLYLLLVLLVALLLWLFAEDETGEETKPSSSDDSGSSSSRRRWRRWLAGLMPPTGWQLWRLALYYSFFYGAFVALALWLPSYLAAQYQLTLQQSALWALLFILAGGLGQILGGMLADWRDFRALRWWVSAWVLICLFLLSYPPFSIQIQGVHGEVAFSVSTPLWAFDSLLVLMGLAMGVGKGSLMRLIHRDHGDNMARVGGLALALGGLFAGVLPMVFVLGNEWIGIRSAGFMFLYGALVVCMLVMLWDHASGQS